ACTGCAGATATCGACTGGATTTCAACCTGATTTCTCTACAGATCTATCATCCAGAGTCTGCTGAATGGTTTCATTCCTTAATGTACTGtcaaccttttttcttttttttttcaccaattcatccgtttaataaaacaaaaccaacaaggCCAACTGGTGAAGTGGATTACTGCTATTTGGACAGCAGTGTAATTATCATCTTCAGCAACACAGCACACTTTATATCTGCCCCTTCATATCACAGTCTCACGGCATGTGtgaacactcacacacacacacacgcttgAGCTGGCCTTTTAGGACATACTTACCGTCTTCCTCATCAGTTTAGCAGCTTAAATACGGCCCAGCGTCTAGTTAATTAGGCATCTCTTATTctctctgggaaaaaaaatgtctgcctGGTTAGTCATTTAATTGCCTAATTACGACCATACCAATTGGCTTTGCAGTATTTGGTGCTGAAGATGTGTGTAGAAAATTAACacattatttagaaatattgcTTAGCAAAGCTCTAAGTAGActtgttattgttttaaatgttcctgtttcttgctgatagttgattttattgtttgtttttgttttttaggacaTGACCACAATGTTTCATCTGTAGCCATCATGCCCAATGGAGATCACATTGTTTCTGCCTCCAGGGACAAAACCATTAAAATGTGGGAAGTGGCAACTgggtatgaaaaaaaaaaaacatccacaaaTCATTCTTAAGAGCAAAAGAATCAcatcatttttgtgtttttatgctttacACCCACTTTGATGATCTAACATCAATAATTTCCTCCCCGATAGATACTGTGTGAAGACCTTCACGGGCCACAGGGAGTGGGTTCGTATGGTGCGGCCCAACCAGGACGGCACGCTGATCGCCAGCTGCTCCAACGATCAGACGGTCCGTGTTTGGGTCGTGGCCACCAAAGAATGCAAGGCGGAGCTGCGGGAGCACGAACACGTGGTGGAGTGCATCTCCTGGGCTCCAGAGAGCGCACACCCCACCATCCTAGACGCCACAGGCTCTGAGGTGAGGAGCTGGTTTAGGGCTGAAACagttaatcgattactgaaataattgtcaactaatttagtaattgtaACTCAAGAAAAGCCAGTTGCAGAAAGATCAACATTTTCAGACTAGTAATTAAGATAAAAccgtacaaaaatatatacattttgcttttaagatataGATGATAAAAAcctgtctgtaaatatgttctacccagaactcctcaaatGGGATCGTTTCAGTttcaactgatttaaaaaaagctctcattaagcaccttttgctgcCCAATTAATCAGTTCATCCAAAGATTTATGAACAGATCAGCCTTACACCGTATGTTGTCAGGTCAAAGGTTAGGGTTGGGCTGAGCTGAGCtgagctgagcttttcacatgctgATGTTTGAAGTAACCTGGAGTGGCAGATGCTTCAGATGATCAAGTGTTCTCTAAAGGAATGCTAAGTTATTGCTATGtaggcaataaaatgtccttttcttatttaaaacagaaattgaattatttctttgtatttctaatgtgtaaaatgagctttaatgaaaaattagcacacattttttaacagtttgattAGATTAAAAATTGGTTGCAGCCATTAGCTAGTTGTTGGTCATCTGTTTTGAATAAACTGGTACAGCCTGTATTTAGCCTTTATTAGTTTTGCGGCTCACTTTGCATTTAACGGCGTCTGTTTGGCAGTGGCTTGTCAGGTGGTGGGAGAGAAGACAAAGCAGCCACTATGAGATTAGAGTGGTGAATCGGTGCTGCTAGAAACACATTTGCAAAACACTCTACCAATCATCTCGGTGGTTAATTGGCAGAGATATCAGACAATCTTTATCCAGTCTTGTGCTCCAATCACCTCCTGAAACCGATTGGGTTAAGGCAGATCTAAGAGGTAAACTCATGGCTGAGTCCCGAGACGCAGTGATGTTTTCACACCGTGTCGCATTATCAAGTTCAGATCTTCTGCGTTCTTCCTCTGTGATCAGTGACACGTCGGTAGAGCTTATAACGTCACCGCTGCTGAGACTGATTTCCACGTGAAGCCAGCAGCTGGGAATGAAGGCGGTGTTGGGATGAACTGAGAGAAGAACCTCATGGCCTACGGTCAGATCAGGCTCCCCATCATGCCTTGTGATTTGCAGTGTGTCCAATCATAACCTCGACGGATTAAAATAGTGTTTTACTTGCAGCGGTTGTTCCAGACCAAAATGTGCTCTCTTGCTTGGAAGAtgttcgttttttttctttgtattaccTCAGATTCAGTGTAGTGATAAAGTTGAGTTGGCACACTCTTAGATTTAGTCTGTTCCAAATTAATTATGTAAATAAGCTTATTTGTCTACTCTTTCTGTTGAGCTGCATAGAAGTTTTTAAACTCTTAAGTTGTGCCTCTGCCACTTTTTCAtatgaaaagcagaaattgtTGGACTTTGTTCTGTGCAACTTCTCTAAGACTCAGTTTGAGTGGATGTGTGTGCTAATCTTTCACCTTCTGAAAGTTGTCCCAGAGCATCATGcaaccaccaccatgtttaccGTGTaggtcaggggtgtcaaactccagtcctccagggccgctgtcctgcacttttttagatgtgccacaggtacaaaacactggcatgaaatggcttaattacctcctccttgtgtagatcagttctccgagccttgctaatgacctaattattttattcaggtgtggtgcagcagaggcacatctaaaagttgcaggacaccagccctccaggactgtttgacacctgtggtgtaggtggtgtgttcagggcgatcttcttttatttatttatttttgtcttttttatttcccatttCTCCCCTTCTCTGTTTTGGGTGCTATACAAGAAGATTAGTTTTGGTCTTAAAAAAACCATACTGCACTTTTCCACATGTTTCCTCTGTTCCTTACAGAGTTTGGTGTAAATTAAACTACTTATAGCGTCTTTCAACAATGTCTCCCTTTTTGCCACTATTTCATGACGTCTAGATTTGGTGTAAATGTGCGGTTTGTCAGATGTAGTGCTTCATGATTTTTGTAGTATATGTGTAAATGTCAGCAGCTGTTGTTGAGTTTAAATCctgaaatttttaatttaaagttagtgTATAATCTTGTTTGAAggtaaaacttttctttatgtGGAGAAACTTTAGGTGGAGAACAATGAACTACTCATGTGActgacttttttgttgttgttgtaattttgtgtttatgtagaCCAAGAAGAGTGGAAAGCCTGGGCCTTTTCTGCTGTCTGGTTCCAGAGACAAAACTATAAAGATGTGGGACGTAAGCACTGGGATGTGCCTGATGACACTGGTAAGAGTCGCCttattttaacaagaaatgatgcatataaaataaacaaaacatggagGAAGAATGCTTTTCTTCATGAACAGGATGAATTTAGGTGGAGCTACATCAgcctttgtctgtctctcaGGTTGGACATGATAACTGGGTGCGTGGCATCCTCTTCCACCCTGGAGGAAAGTTTATAGTGAGCTGTGCGGATGACAAGACCTTAAGGATCTGGGACTACAAGAACAAGCGCTGCATGAAAACCCTGAGTGCCCATGAACACTTTGTTACCTCTCTGGGTAAGCTGCACTTTGACCTCTTAAAGACGTGGCCTTTTATGTGTTACTTTTGTGCAGTTGTTCCAGTTTCACTAATAgcaagttggttttttttcaaatcttggTTGACACAAAagatatcaaaaatatttggctCTGCATTTACTTTGCTTTGTAGAGCCCTgtctagaaaatattttattttttgtctcttgTAAGAGAGTAAAAAGTGTACTTATTACAGCTAGCTGACCAGCAGTGCTCAGCAAcaagtgggggaggagctgcaccATGTTACTCTATGCTAATAAGTGGGatataggattttttttctcaaaacatcTTTGTAATCATCAATCTATTGAGGTCCAGTTAGCGTTTTCAATCATGTTGTTGTTCCTTTTATCTTGAAGAGGAATATTCTCGTATATCCTGTTTATATgcgctttattttgaaagtccttcttgtttgttttccagatttcCACAAGGCTGCGCCCTTCGTGGTCACTGGCAGCGTAGATCAAACAGTAAAAGTTTGGGAGTGTCGCTGATTTGGACCTGGGAGGACTGGACCGCCAACCTCATTACCCTTGATGCTCCTCTGAATCCCCTCCCCCTCTGTCCCCCTTGATTCCCTGCCTTTTACTCCCCTCGACCCCCTCCACCACACCTCGTCCCCCCCACACATCTTCGCCTTTTCCCGGCTGCACTCACCACCGCGGTTATCCACCCTTAGCGCTCTCTGGTCCGATAACTTCTTGTCCTGTGTAAATTATTCCTGGATGTAGATCGAGCTattaaatgttacagaaaaaaagtattcttGCATGGTAATCCAAAATTGTATACTGTAAATTTGCATACATAACGTTGTCTAGAAGTACCATAGGTTTAACACGACGGGGCTGAGCGTCTGTTCCTGCAGCCTTACCGACCAACCGAAGGCagatggtgtaaaaaaaaaaagaaagaaaaaaaaaaactaaa
Above is a window of Xiphophorus hellerii strain 12219 chromosome 18, Xiphophorus_hellerii-4.1, whole genome shotgun sequence DNA encoding:
- the LOC116708152 gene encoding lissencephaly-1 homolog, whose amino-acid sequence is MVLSQRQRDELNRAIADYLRSNGYEEAYSTFKKEAELDNNEELDKKYAGLLEKKWTSVIRLQKKVMELESKLNEAKEEITLGGPVSQKRDPKEWIPRPPERYALSGHRNPVTRVIFHPVFSVMVSASEDATIKVWDYETGDFERTLKGHTDSVQDISFDQTGKLLASCSADMTIKLWDFQGFECIRTMHGHDHNVSSVAIMPNGDHIVSASRDKTIKMWEVATGYCVKTFTGHREWVRMVRPNQDGTLIASCSNDQTVRVWVVATKECKAELREHEHVVECISWAPESAHPTILDATGSETKKSGKPGPFLLSGSRDKTIKMWDVSTGMCLMTLVGHDNWVRGILFHPGGKFIVSCADDKTLRIWDYKNKRCMKTLSAHEHFVTSLDFHKAAPFVVTGSVDQTVKVWECR